One genomic region from Desulfovermiculus halophilus DSM 18834 encodes:
- a CDS encoding THUMP domain-containing protein — protein sequence MYRYQKNSRFIAQVVDGLEYLAQGEVEGFGADSVRRGYRSLSFRADPASLYRIVFNTRIISRVLVPLLRFDCHSDRYLYKTAGKINWADLIGPDQRFAVFSNVSHSRIRHSRYAALKLKDAIVDQFRERTGRRPDVDPQSPDVWIHLHLENNRATISLDASGGSLHRRDIGGSLSRLRCRKPWQPR from the coding sequence ATGTACAGATACCAGAAGAACAGCCGGTTCATTGCCCAGGTAGTCGACGGGCTGGAATACCTGGCTCAGGGGGAGGTCGAGGGGTTCGGGGCGGACAGCGTCCGCCGGGGCTATCGGAGCCTCTCCTTCCGGGCGGACCCGGCCTCCCTGTACCGGATTGTGTTCAATACCCGGATTATTTCCAGGGTGCTCGTCCCCCTGCTTCGTTTCGACTGCCACAGCGACCGCTATTTGTACAAGACTGCGGGCAAGATCAACTGGGCGGATCTTATCGGTCCGGACCAGCGCTTTGCCGTGTTCTCCAATGTCAGTCACAGCCGGATCCGCCATTCCCGGTACGCCGCCCTCAAGCTCAAGGACGCCATAGTGGACCAGTTCCGGGAGCGAACCGGACGCAGGCCGGATGTGGATCCTCAATCTCCGGATGTGTGGATCCATCTGCACCTGGAGAACAACAGGGCCACCATCAGCCTGGATGCCTCAGGCGGTTCCCTGCACCGCAGGGATATCGGCGGGTCTCTGTCCCGGCTCCGATGCAGGAAACCCTGGCAGCCGCGATGA
- a CDS encoding 16S rRNA (guanine(527)-N(7))-methyltransferase RsmG — protein sequence MKNASPSHVPVKELSRMAAADFPWLNSSAASQLARYISELLTWNAKINLIGKQDWLSAYRFLVQDSLHLAELLHRLDLPEHPLSLDLGAGAGLPGIPLRIVWPPGECLLVEPRQKRSLFLHHAVRTLDLQRTHVRTCRAGDLDPTSADLILSRAMCPWDELLPKVRPLLAPNGRVIVFSNQSWGPERICPPGWRMQEEVPYPVQPDLIRYFWVFSPIT from the coding sequence ATGAAAAACGCTTCCCCTAGCCATGTCCCGGTCAAAGAGTTGAGCCGGATGGCCGCTGCCGACTTCCCCTGGCTGAACTCCTCAGCAGCCAGTCAGCTGGCCCGGTACATCTCAGAGCTCTTGACCTGGAATGCCAAAATCAATCTCATCGGCAAGCAGGACTGGCTGTCTGCATATCGCTTTCTGGTCCAGGACAGCCTGCACCTGGCCGAGCTCCTGCACCGCCTGGACCTGCCGGAACACCCTCTGAGCCTGGACCTGGGAGCGGGCGCGGGACTGCCCGGAATCCCCCTGCGTATCGTCTGGCCCCCCGGGGAGTGCCTGCTGGTTGAGCCGCGCCAAAAGCGGAGCTTATTCCTCCATCACGCCGTGCGCACCCTGGACCTGCAGCGCACGCATGTCCGGACCTGCCGGGCCGGGGATCTGGACCCGACCTCGGCCGACCTCATCCTCAGCCGGGCCATGTGCCCCTGGGACGAGCTGCTCCCCAAGGTTCGGCCCCTTCTGGCCCCCAATGGGCGGGTCATCGTCTTTTCCAACCAAAGCTGGGGGCCGGAGCGGATTTGCCCTCCGGGCTGGAGGATGCAGGAGGAGGTCCCCTACCCGGTGCAACCTGATCTCATCCGCTATTTCTGGGTCTTTTCGCCCATCACCTGA
- a CDS encoding ACP S-malonyltransferase, translated as MAELTRTFSGVLFPGQGSQERGMGRDIAEFDTQVMDLWRAAEKKCGAELREIFWDGDEQAMTETRYQQPALFLTGLGLWRHVGACLAPSCMAGHSVGEFTALAAAGALAADEALDLVCVRGRLMYEAGEQRAGSMAAVLKLEQDVVRDIVHRVGAETGEELCVANCNSPQQTVISGARPALERAGEKVRECRGRYKELPVSGAFHSRLMEEPAKELAGVMQNVTWKAPRIPVHLNVTSRTARTAGEIAEAMSRQMISPVLWSQIILDQWDQGVRRWWELGPKGVLTRLMRHILSEKTEPWEAEFVATLQGVQQMLGDATEGRP; from the coding sequence ATGGCTGAGCTGACCAGGACATTCAGCGGGGTTCTCTTCCCCGGTCAAGGCTCCCAGGAGCGGGGCATGGGTCGGGATATTGCTGAATTCGACACCCAGGTCATGGATTTGTGGCGGGCGGCGGAGAAAAAGTGCGGGGCCGAGCTGAGGGAGATATTCTGGGACGGTGATGAGCAGGCCATGACCGAGACCCGCTATCAGCAGCCCGCCCTGTTCTTGACCGGTCTGGGGCTGTGGCGGCATGTGGGCGCATGCCTGGCGCCTTCATGCATGGCCGGGCACAGTGTCGGTGAGTTCACCGCCCTGGCGGCGGCCGGGGCCCTGGCTGCGGATGAGGCCTTGGATCTGGTCTGCGTCCGCGGACGGCTGATGTACGAGGCCGGGGAGCAGCGGGCCGGAAGCATGGCTGCAGTGCTCAAGCTGGAGCAGGATGTGGTCCGGGATATTGTCCACCGGGTGGGTGCAGAAACCGGGGAGGAGCTGTGCGTGGCCAATTGCAACAGCCCGCAACAGACCGTGATAAGCGGGGCCAGACCGGCTCTGGAGCGGGCCGGGGAAAAAGTTCGGGAGTGCAGGGGCAGATATAAAGAACTCCCGGTCAGCGGGGCCTTTCATTCCCGGCTGATGGAGGAGCCGGCCAAGGAACTGGCCGGGGTCATGCAGAACGTCACCTGGAAAGCGCCCAGGATCCCGGTCCATTTGAACGTCACCTCCCGGACCGCCCGAACCGCAGGGGAGATTGCGGAGGCCATGTCCAGACAGATGATATCCCCGGTGCTCTGGTCCCAGATTATTCTGGACCAGTGGGACCAGGGCGTTCGCAGGTGGTGGGAGCTGGGGCCCAAAGGGGTTCTGACCCGGCTTATGCGACATATCCTAAGCGAGAAAACAGAGCCCTGGGAGGCGGAGTTCGTCGCCACCCTGCAGGGAGTTCAGCAGATGCTGGGGGACGCAACAGAAGGCCGCCCTTGA
- the argS gene encoding arginine--tRNA ligase: MRAHTFLHETLESAVAEQGLQWPDKAKIEPPRDKGHGDLASNAAMVLAKQAGMPPRDLAAKLADRIKQSGPMIAGAEVAGPGFINVSFSNEFWQQTVAEVLDQGKSYGSGRWGEGTKVQVEYVSANPTGPLHIGHGRGAAVGDSLTRILRAAGYEAETEYYLNDAGRQMNLLGRSIWARYKQACDREADLPEDGYKGAYILELAHELVQEQGDALLFRSEEEAVAACRKWGVDRILGGIKADLETFRVEHQVWFSEQSLVQSGAVSATLRELQDAGLAYEQDGALWFASTRFGDDKDRVLRKSDGELTYFASDIAYHADKYARGFDLCIDVWGADHHGYVPRMRAAVQALGRRADAFQVVLIQLVNLLRKGEQMTMSTRSGQFATLAEVISEVGTDAARFIFLSRKSDSSLDMDLDLLKEQSMDNPVYYVQYAHARICSMQAKAEERGVRAEQKSAQILSRLDTEEDLDLIKSLERFPDTVSGAARTLSPHHISFYLLDLAGMLHKYYNRHPVLNCGDEQLAQARLLLMRSVAQVVRNGLYLLGVSAPEAM, encoded by the coding sequence ATGCGCGCACATACATTTCTCCACGAGACCCTGGAATCCGCTGTGGCCGAACAGGGACTCCAGTGGCCGGACAAGGCCAAGATCGAGCCGCCCAGGGACAAGGGCCATGGCGATCTGGCCTCCAATGCGGCCATGGTTCTGGCCAAGCAGGCCGGGATGCCGCCCCGGGACCTGGCTGCCAAATTGGCGGATAGGATCAAACAGAGCGGACCGATGATCGCCGGAGCGGAGGTGGCCGGCCCTGGGTTCATTAATGTCTCTTTCTCCAATGAGTTCTGGCAGCAGACGGTGGCCGAAGTCCTGGATCAGGGAAAGAGCTATGGCTCCGGCCGGTGGGGGGAAGGAACCAAAGTCCAGGTGGAGTATGTCTCAGCAAATCCCACCGGTCCCCTGCACATCGGCCACGGGCGGGGAGCGGCCGTCGGAGACAGCCTGACCCGGATCCTCCGGGCCGCCGGGTATGAGGCCGAAACGGAATATTATCTCAATGACGCCGGACGGCAGATGAATCTCCTCGGCCGGTCCATCTGGGCCCGCTATAAGCAGGCCTGTGACAGGGAGGCCGATCTGCCGGAGGACGGGTACAAAGGGGCGTATATCCTGGAGCTGGCCCATGAGCTGGTGCAGGAACAGGGCGATGCGCTCCTCTTTCGCAGTGAGGAGGAGGCGGTCGCTGCATGCAGGAAATGGGGCGTGGACCGCATCCTGGGCGGGATCAAGGCCGACCTGGAGACCTTCCGGGTGGAGCACCAGGTCTGGTTTTCGGAACAGTCCTTGGTTCAGTCCGGAGCGGTCAGCGCGACCCTGCGGGAGCTGCAGGATGCAGGCCTGGCCTATGAGCAGGACGGGGCGCTGTGGTTCGCGAGCACGCGCTTCGGGGACGACAAGGACCGTGTCCTGCGCAAGTCGGATGGAGAGCTGACCTATTTCGCCTCGGACATCGCCTACCATGCAGACAAATACGCCCGGGGCTTTGATCTGTGCATCGATGTCTGGGGAGCGGATCATCACGGGTATGTGCCCAGAATGCGGGCCGCGGTGCAGGCCCTGGGGCGGCGGGCGGATGCATTCCAGGTTGTGCTCATCCAGTTGGTCAATCTGCTGCGCAAGGGGGAGCAGATGACCATGTCCACCCGGTCCGGACAGTTCGCGACCCTGGCCGAGGTGATCAGCGAGGTGGGAACCGATGCCGCCAGGTTCATCTTTTTGAGCCGCAAGAGCGACAGCTCCCTGGACATGGACCTGGATCTGCTCAAAGAGCAGAGTATGGACAACCCGGTGTATTATGTGCAATACGCCCATGCCCGGATCTGTTCCATGCAGGCCAAGGCCGAAGAGCGGGGAGTCCGGGCGGAGCAAAAGTCGGCGCAGATCCTGAGCCGCTTGGACACAGAGGAAGATCTGGACCTGATCAAGAGCCTGGAACGCTTTCCGGATACGGTCTCCGGAGCGGCCAGGACCCTGTCCCCGCATCATATCAGCTTCTATCTCCTGGATCTGGCCGGCATGCTGCACAAGTACTACAACCGCCACCCAGTTTTGAACTGCGGCGACGAACAGCTGGCTCAAGCCAGGCTGCTGCTCATGCGCAGTGTGGCCCAGGTCGTCCGCAACGGCCTATATCTTTTGGGCGTGAGCGCTCCAGAGGCAATGTAG
- a CDS encoding SPOR domain-containing protein has translation MSSQKVQTSKKSSSSTKGSQKKKKTAKRKPVQFQLTWSGMISWAVFSFVVVAWSFILGVLVGRGYQPEAFVPLVAEYMPGHAAEEHNGDQNQGNVLSAQELGFYDSLQKSGQDNAQPSGAAKSSRSAPPDPEVVVERNEQRYTYEYQVGAFKRQSQAATLRSSLAERGFSVDVVQSMVQGTPWYRVLVRHTGQAGEVEPFIARLRKAGVTNFFLRSKNPE, from the coding sequence ATGAGCTCACAAAAGGTCCAGACGAGCAAAAAGAGCTCCTCGAGCACCAAAGGGAGCCAGAAGAAAAAGAAAACGGCCAAGAGGAAGCCTGTTCAGTTCCAGCTGACCTGGTCCGGGATGATTTCGTGGGCAGTATTTTCCTTTGTGGTTGTGGCCTGGTCCTTTATTCTCGGGGTGCTGGTGGGCAGGGGATATCAGCCGGAGGCATTCGTGCCCCTGGTGGCTGAGTACATGCCCGGACATGCGGCAGAGGAACACAACGGGGACCAAAACCAGGGGAACGTGCTCAGTGCTCAAGAGCTGGGGTTTTATGACTCCCTGCAGAAAAGCGGGCAGGATAATGCCCAGCCGTCCGGGGCTGCGAAGTCCTCCCGGTCTGCCCCCCCGGATCCAGAGGTCGTGGTTGAGCGCAATGAGCAGCGCTATACATACGAGTATCAAGTCGGGGCTTTCAAACGGCAGAGCCAGGCGGCAACCCTGCGCAGCTCGTTGGCTGAGCGGGGGTTCTCGGTGGATGTGGTCCAGAGCATGGTTCAGGGGACGCCCTGGTACCGGGTTTTGGTTCGGCACACGGGCCAGGCGGGGGAAGTGGAACCCTTCATTGCCCGGCTGCGCAAGGCGGGGGTCACAAACTTTTTCTTGCGCAGCAAGAATCCTGAATAA
- a CDS encoding pyruvoyl-dependent arginine decarboxylase, which produces MTFVPRECFFTKGIGRHKNKLQSFELALRDAGIEKQNLVYVSSIFPPKCQIVSLDQGIDKLQAGQITYCVMARNATNEKGRLVGSAVGMAFPADESHYGYISEHHAFGAEEQEIGDFAEDLASTMLATTLGIDFDPEKDYDERRQIYRMSGGIVDSASAPCVTRGVAGLWTTTISAAVFLP; this is translated from the coding sequence ATGACATTTGTACCCCGCGAGTGCTTTTTCACCAAAGGAATTGGCCGTCACAAGAATAAGCTGCAGTCCTTTGAGCTGGCTCTGCGCGATGCCGGTATTGAAAAGCAGAATCTGGTATACGTTTCCAGCATATTCCCGCCCAAATGCCAGATCGTCAGCCTGGATCAGGGGATCGACAAGCTGCAGGCCGGACAGATCACCTACTGTGTCATGGCCCGGAATGCGACCAATGAAAAGGGCAGGCTGGTGGGCTCGGCTGTGGGCATGGCCTTTCCGGCAGACGAGAGCCACTACGGGTATATCTCCGAACACCATGCCTTTGGGGCCGAAGAACAGGAGATCGGAGATTTTGCCGAAGACCTGGCCTCCACCATGCTGGCCACGACCCTGGGCATCGATTTCGACCCGGAAAAGGATTACGATGAACGACGGCAGATCTATCGCATGAGCGGGGGGATAGTGGATTCAGCTTCGGCCCCGTGCGTGACCCGGGGAGTGGCTGGGTTGTGGACCACGACCATTTCGGCCGCAGTCTTTCTGCCATAG
- the speB gene encoding agmatinase, with protein MASYLDLDTKNGQRIDIWPVPYEGTVSFGQGTSNGPEAILRASAEIETWDQDLGVDLADMAHFPTLPWFEPPASGPEDVVRAMDEFAGSVCSLDRFLLTLGGEHTIALPPIRAYHRLFPDLAVLQIDAHADLRESFQGSRFSHACVMARVRELGIPVVQLGIRSLSREEAEDIRIAQGDGLLTFFAHALPDPETGAEQIREFLGGRPLYISFDADGLDPSILPGTGTPEPGGIPFAWLQRFWPLFFGSTRLVGMDFCELAPMSGAGVVSESVAVRCINRILAAYLRSGGGNAPS; from the coding sequence ATGGCTTCCTATCTGGATCTTGATACCAAGAATGGACAGCGCATAGATATCTGGCCAGTGCCCTATGAGGGCACAGTCAGCTTCGGGCAGGGGACCAGCAACGGCCCGGAGGCCATTCTCCGGGCCAGTGCGGAGATTGAAACCTGGGATCAGGATCTGGGAGTGGATCTGGCGGATATGGCCCACTTTCCCACCCTCCCCTGGTTTGAACCGCCGGCATCCGGGCCAGAGGACGTGGTCCGGGCCATGGATGAATTCGCGGGGTCCGTCTGCTCTTTGGATCGTTTTCTGCTCACTCTGGGCGGGGAGCATACAATTGCCCTGCCCCCCATCCGGGCCTATCACCGCCTGTTTCCCGATCTGGCGGTCCTGCAGATCGACGCCCATGCCGACCTCCGGGAGTCTTTCCAAGGCAGCCGGTTTTCCCACGCCTGTGTTATGGCCAGGGTCCGGGAGCTGGGCATCCCGGTCGTCCAGCTCGGCATCCGCAGTCTGAGCCGGGAAGAGGCCGAAGATATCCGCATTGCCCAGGGAGACGGCCTGTTGACCTTCTTTGCCCACGCCCTGCCGGATCCGGAAACCGGGGCAGAGCAGATCCGGGAGTTTCTGGGGGGAAGACCGCTGTATATCAGTTTTGACGCCGACGGGCTGGATCCCTCCATTCTGCCCGGGACAGGCACGCCTGAGCCGGGGGGGATTCCCTTTGCCTGGCTGCAGAGGTTTTGGCCCCTTTTCTTCGGCTCCACCCGGCTGGTGGGCATGGATTTCTGCGAGCTGGCCCCCATGAGCGGGGCCGGCGTTGTTTCCGAATCCGTGGCCGTTCGGTGCATCAACCGCATATTGGCCGCATATCTGCGCTCCGGAGGAGGCAATGCCCCAAGCTGA
- the queF gene encoding preQ(1) synthase, producing the protein MPQAEGRMFSYKGEEEIRPEYLETFPFPGRDQYIKTETREFVAVCPFSGLPDFAHLIVEYYPEGGMCIELKSLKYYITSFKEVGIYQEQATRRIHQDLARVLNTDRLQVTTIYNVRGGFTTTAIQGSL; encoded by the coding sequence ATGCCCCAAGCTGAAGGCCGCATGTTTTCCTATAAAGGGGAGGAGGAGATCCGTCCGGAGTATTTGGAGACCTTTCCCTTTCCGGGCCGGGATCAGTATATAAAGACCGAGACCCGGGAGTTTGTCGCTGTCTGCCCTTTCAGCGGTCTGCCGGACTTCGCCCATCTGATTGTCGAATACTACCCCGAGGGCGGGATGTGCATCGAGCTGAAGTCCCTGAAGTACTACATCACCAGCTTCAAGGAGGTCGGCATTTACCAGGAGCAGGCAACCCGCCGGATCCATCAAGATCTGGCCCGGGTGCTGAATACGGATCGCCTGCAAGTGACCACGATATACAACGTCCGGGGCGGATTCACCACCACGGCGATCCAGGGCAGTCTCTGA
- a CDS encoding queuosine precursor transporter: MIPPQRTQASPQALAILTSLFAGSLVLAAVLATKIITVAGLTVPAGVLAYALTFICTDVIGEVWGKERAREVVGAGFVALIAAFGLIQLALHWPPADFWSGQQAFAAVLATTPRIIAGSLAAYLVSQFTDVWIFHACKRLTRGRHLWLRNNLSTALSQFIDTVIFISIAFGGVMPLLPLFAGQWAVKMVIAAVDTGVVYLLVWGLGAGGRHNGAGEPA, from the coding sequence ATGATCCCACCCCAAAGAACCCAAGCCAGCCCCCAGGCTTTGGCCATCCTGACCAGCCTTTTCGCCGGCAGCCTTGTTCTGGCTGCCGTTTTGGCCACCAAGATCATCACAGTAGCCGGATTGACCGTGCCGGCCGGCGTCCTGGCCTATGCCCTGACCTTTATCTGTACGGATGTGATCGGGGAGGTGTGGGGGAAGGAACGGGCCCGGGAGGTCGTGGGAGCCGGTTTCGTCGCTTTGATTGCCGCCTTCGGACTCATCCAGCTGGCTCTGCATTGGCCCCCTGCCGACTTCTGGTCCGGGCAGCAGGCCTTTGCCGCGGTCTTGGCCACCACCCCCCGGATCATTGCCGGCTCTCTGGCCGCGTATCTGGTCAGTCAATTCACCGATGTCTGGATCTTTCATGCCTGCAAGAGGCTGACCAGGGGACGGCATCTGTGGCTGCGGAACAACCTTTCAACCGCCCTGTCCCAGTTCATAGACACCGTGATTTTCATCAGCATAGCCTTTGGCGGGGTCATGCCCCTGCTGCCCCTGTTTGCGGGCCAGTGGGCGGTCAAGATGGTCATTGCGGCTGTGGATACCGGAGTCGTCTACCTCCTGGTCTGGGGACTGGGTGCGGGCGGGCGGCACAATGGTGCTGGCGAGCCGGCATGA
- a CDS encoding class I SAM-dependent RNA methyltransferase yields MMQSADLTIQRLIWRGRGLARMDSGQVVLVEPGVFPGERVRVHITRAKSDYLQARWTDVLQPHPRRRPHPCSLAGTCGGCRFGWLAHSAQLELKAEVVKNELHRALPAEQRADLPQIKAVAGPKQWRYRWRGQMHVSKGQPCMMPLQGHDPVPCPDCLLLAGPFSRQVPELCADAEDGRIALAASPATHQAARVGEPGVLHLPLPDFDLDLLVPPDVFFQANWAGNQLLVREVCSWIDPGWRVADLYAGAGNFALPLGKKGCPVLALDSAARAVDAGKKNARRLGLDHVRFGRRNLARESVRRRLSKENVQAAVVDPPRTGAGKKLAQTLDVPSLQRMVWVSCDVVNACRDLAPFLVRGWKVRDIKVFDLFPQTWHVETVFVLDRG; encoded by the coding sequence ATGATGCAGAGCGCTGATCTGACAATCCAGCGCCTGATCTGGAGGGGACGGGGATTGGCCAGGATGGACAGCGGGCAGGTGGTGCTGGTTGAGCCCGGCGTGTTCCCCGGGGAGCGGGTTCGGGTGCACATCACCCGGGCCAAAAGCGACTATCTGCAGGCCAGATGGACAGATGTCCTGCAGCCCCATCCCAGACGGCGGCCCCACCCGTGCTCATTGGCCGGGACATGCGGCGGATGCCGTTTCGGCTGGCTGGCCCACAGCGCGCAGCTGGAACTCAAGGCCGAAGTGGTGAAGAACGAGCTGCACCGGGCCCTGCCCGCGGAGCAGAGAGCAGATCTGCCGCAGATCAAAGCAGTGGCCGGTCCCAAGCAGTGGCGCTATCGCTGGCGGGGGCAGATGCATGTCAGCAAGGGGCAGCCGTGCATGATGCCCTTGCAGGGACATGATCCTGTACCCTGCCCGGACTGCCTCTTGCTGGCCGGCCCGTTCAGCCGTCAGGTCCCAGAATTGTGCGCAGACGCCGAAGACGGCAGGATTGCCCTGGCCGCCAGTCCGGCCACCCATCAGGCGGCCAGGGTGGGCGAGCCCGGAGTCCTCCATCTGCCTTTGCCGGATTTTGACCTGGACCTCTTGGTGCCTCCGGACGTGTTCTTTCAGGCCAACTGGGCGGGGAATCAGCTCTTGGTCCGGGAGGTCTGCTCCTGGATCGACCCCGGATGGAGGGTGGCCGATCTCTACGCCGGAGCAGGCAATTTCGCCCTTCCCCTGGGGAAGAAAGGCTGTCCGGTCCTGGCCCTGGACAGTGCTGCCCGGGCAGTGGACGCAGGGAAGAAGAACGCCCGCCGGCTGGGCCTGGATCATGTCCGTTTCGGGCGCCGCAATCTGGCCCGGGAATCTGTCCGCCGCAGACTGAGCAAGGAAAACGTGCAGGCCGCAGTTGTCGATCCCCCCCGGACCGGGGCGGGGAAAAAGCTGGCTCAGACCCTGGATGTCCCATCCCTGCAGCGCATGGTCTGGGTCTCATGCGACGTGGTCAATGCCTGCCGGGACCTCGCGCCTTTTCTGGTCCGGGGATGGAAAGTTCGCGATATCAAGGTCTTTGATCTTTTCCCCCAAACCTGGCATGTGGAAACGGTGTTCGTTCTGGACCGGGGCTGA
- a CDS encoding long-chain-fatty-acid--CoA ligase, with translation MLSNDIQRPWLDRYDPQVPPHLEYETIPLFAYLDRAAARYPQRPALVFQNLRLGYAQLKEQAETVAANLQRLGVGKGDRVAIMLPNLPQTVIAYWGVLKAGAVVVMTNPLYMEKELVHHITDSGSRVMITLDRLWPKISSLWSKLELDTVITTSVGDGLRFPLNILYPLKARREKTAVSVPHDGKSVLPWKALTRRKAPFAPVEIDPRKDLAVLQYTGGTTGLAKGVMLGHDNLGANVQQCSAVLHTIGDEPEVFLGLLPFFHVYGLTVCINFATALAATVSPYPQFVPQEVLKAIDKVKPTIFPSAPAVFNALLQQKNIRDFDLRSIRYCVTGSAPMLVELAKQFKDLTGAEIIEGFGLTETSPVTHLNPLRGKRKTGSIGLPFPDTDVSIVDTEMGVEHLPPGRSGELIIRGPQVMHGYWGRPDETAQTLRGGWLYTGDIAYMDEEGYFFIVDRKKDLIISGGYNIYPREIDEVLYEHPKVADAVCVGVPHKTRGEIVKAYIVPKPGQELDKKEVLGFCRQKLANFKVPKKVEFREELPKTVVGKVLRRALKEEVEAEDRG, from the coding sequence ATGCTGAGCAACGACATACAAAGGCCGTGGCTGGACCGGTACGATCCGCAGGTTCCCCCCCATCTGGAGTATGAGACCATTCCCTTGTTTGCCTATCTGGATCGGGCCGCTGCCCGCTATCCACAGCGTCCGGCCCTGGTCTTTCAGAACCTGCGCCTGGGGTATGCCCAGCTCAAGGAACAGGCGGAGACCGTGGCCGCCAACCTCCAGCGCCTGGGGGTGGGCAAAGGAGACCGGGTGGCAATCATGCTCCCCAATTTGCCCCAAACCGTTATCGCCTACTGGGGGGTGCTCAAGGCCGGGGCGGTGGTGGTCATGACCAACCCACTGTACATGGAAAAAGAGCTGGTCCATCACATCACCGACTCCGGCAGCCGGGTCATGATTACCTTGGACCGGCTGTGGCCCAAGATTTCCTCTCTCTGGTCCAAGCTGGAATTGGATACTGTGATCACCACCTCAGTGGGCGATGGCCTGCGCTTTCCCCTGAATATTCTCTATCCACTCAAGGCCCGGCGGGAGAAGACCGCTGTTTCCGTGCCCCACGACGGAAAGAGCGTTTTGCCCTGGAAGGCCCTGACCCGGAGAAAAGCCCCTTTTGCCCCGGTGGAGATCGATCCCAGGAAGGATCTGGCTGTCCTGCAGTACACGGGAGGGACCACCGGATTGGCCAAAGGGGTCATGCTGGGGCACGACAACCTGGGCGCCAATGTCCAGCAATGCTCGGCGGTTCTGCACACAATAGGCGACGAACCGGAGGTCTTTCTGGGGCTGCTGCCTTTTTTTCACGTCTACGGATTGACGGTGTGCATCAATTTTGCCACCGCCCTGGCGGCCACTGTGTCTCCCTACCCCCAGTTCGTGCCTCAAGAGGTCCTCAAGGCCATCGACAAGGTCAAGCCGACCATTTTCCCGTCTGCGCCCGCGGTATTCAACGCCCTTTTGCAGCAGAAAAACATCCGGGACTTTGATCTTCGCTCCATCCGCTACTGCGTGACCGGTTCGGCTCCCATGCTTGTGGAGCTGGCCAAACAGTTCAAGGACCTGACCGGTGCGGAGATCATAGAAGGCTTCGGCCTGACCGAGACCTCGCCGGTAACCCACCTCAACCCCCTGCGGGGCAAACGGAAGACCGGATCCATCGGGCTTCCCTTTCCGGACACGGATGTCAGTATCGTGGACACCGAGATGGGGGTCGAGCATCTGCCCCCAGGGCGGTCCGGGGAGCTGATCATCAGGGGGCCGCAAGTCATGCACGGCTATTGGGGACGTCCGGACGAGACCGCCCAGACCCTGCGCGGCGGCTGGCTGTACACCGGGGACATCGCCTATATGGATGAGGAGGGCTATTTCTTCATTGTGGACCGCAAGAAGGATCTGATCATTTCCGGAGGCTACAATATCTACCCCCGGGAAATCGATGAGGTCCTGTATGAGCACCCCAAGGTGGCGGATGCGGTCTGTGTCGGTGTTCCGCACAAAACCCGGGGGGAGATCGTCAAGGCCTATATTGTCCCCAAACCGGGACAGGAGCTGGACAAGAAGGAGGTCCTTGGATTCTGCCGCCAGAAGCTGGCCAACTTCAAGGTGCCCAAGAAGGTCGAGTTCCGTGAGGAGCTGCCCAAGACGGTTGTGGGCAAAGTCCTGCGCCGGGCGTTGAAAGAAGAGGTGGAGGCAGAGGACAGAGGATAG